A section of the Agromyces aurantiacus genome encodes:
- a CDS encoding amidohydrolase, giving the protein MSRADSAAAAALVLAGVRRPGADAAVDVHVVDGTVRAIVPAGATPDADVAAATSDAERLDLDGRWIVPGLWDRHVHMAQWAMAARRIDLAAVGSAAQAAELVAAAVRDGADEVVGMGYRDGLWPDRQRIDLLDGVSGDVPVVLVSGDLHSCWVNSAAARRHGLLEQAGASGVLREDDCFRLVRELDDVADAVLDAWVADAARAAAARGVVGVVDYEMRWNRDDWARRASGGLDALRVRFGVYTQHLERAAEAGLRTGDPVERTRGLVHVGGYKVITDGSLNTRTAWCVDAYPGLAPDEHPYGVANVPYDELVPHLRRAREIGLEPAVHAIGDRANERALDALEAVQPSGWHGRASIEHAQLLRREDLARFARLGVVASVQPEHAMDDRDVAERYWAGRTDRAFMLRDLSAAGVELALGSDAPVAPLDPWVAIAAAVGRTRDGREPWHPEQAVDVRIALAGSTDGAGVDVRDGLAADLVVVDRDPVAAPADQLRGMPVALTLLGGRVTHDGR; this is encoded by the coding sequence ATGAGCCGGGCGGATTCCGCGGCCGCGGCCGCGCTCGTGCTCGCCGGAGTGCGACGGCCCGGAGCCGACGCGGCGGTCGACGTGCACGTCGTTGATGGCACGGTGCGCGCGATCGTGCCCGCGGGGGCGACACCCGACGCGGACGTCGCCGCCGCGACATCCGATGCCGAACGCCTCGACCTCGACGGCCGGTGGATCGTGCCCGGCCTGTGGGACCGGCACGTGCACATGGCGCAGTGGGCGATGGCGGCGCGCCGCATCGACCTCGCCGCGGTGGGTTCGGCGGCGCAGGCGGCCGAGCTCGTCGCCGCGGCCGTGCGCGACGGCGCCGACGAGGTGGTCGGCATGGGCTACCGCGACGGGCTCTGGCCCGACCGGCAGCGCATCGACCTGCTCGACGGCGTCTCGGGCGACGTGCCGGTCGTGCTCGTCTCGGGCGACCTCCACTCGTGCTGGGTGAACTCGGCTGCCGCGCGTCGTCACGGCCTGCTCGAGCAGGCCGGCGCGAGCGGCGTGCTGCGCGAGGACGACTGCTTCCGCCTCGTGCGCGAGCTCGACGACGTCGCCGACGCCGTGCTCGACGCGTGGGTCGCCGATGCCGCGCGCGCCGCGGCCGCTCGAGGCGTCGTCGGCGTCGTCGACTACGAGATGCGCTGGAACCGCGACGACTGGGCGCGACGCGCGTCCGGCGGGCTCGACGCGCTGCGCGTGCGGTTCGGCGTCTACACGCAGCACCTCGAACGCGCCGCCGAGGCCGGGCTCCGCACGGGCGATCCCGTCGAGCGCACCCGAGGCCTGGTCCACGTGGGCGGCTACAAGGTCATCACCGACGGCTCGCTGAACACGCGCACGGCGTGGTGCGTCGACGCGTACCCGGGGCTCGCACCCGACGAGCACCCGTACGGCGTCGCGAACGTGCCCTACGACGAGCTCGTGCCGCACCTGCGTCGCGCGCGCGAGATCGGGCTCGAGCCCGCCGTGCACGCGATCGGCGACCGCGCGAACGAGCGCGCGCTCGACGCGCTCGAGGCCGTCCAGCCGAGCGGATGGCACGGACGCGCGAGCATCGAGCACGCGCAGCTGCTGCGCCGCGAGGACCTCGCGCGGTTCGCGCGCCTCGGCGTGGTCGCGAGCGTGCAACCCGAGCACGCGATGGACGACCGCGACGTCGCGGAACGCTACTGGGCGGGCCGGACCGACCGCGCGTTCATGCTGCGCGACCTCTCGGCGGCCGGCGTCGAGCTCGCGCTCGGCTCCGACGCGCCCGTCGCCCCGCTCGACCCGTGGGTGGCCATCGCCGCCGCGGTGGGCCGCACGCGCGACGGGCGCGAGCCGTGGCATCCCGAGCAGGCGGTCGACGTGCGCATCGCGCTCGCCGGATCGACCGACGGCGCCGGCGTCGACGTGCGCGACGGGCTCGCGGCCGACCTCGTCGTGGTCGACCGCGACCCCGTCGCGGCGCCGGCCGATCAGCTTCGGGGCATGCCCGTGGCGCTGACGCTGCTCGGCGGGCGCGTCACGCACGACGGGCGCTGA
- a CDS encoding FMN-binding negative transcriptional regulator, protein MRQNPSFTLASEEGVKRLVREHPWATIVSMTEAAGLVASHYPVLLDETAEGIVLLTHVGRPDEQVHELGRHEVLVIVQGPHGYISPGWYDANPAVPTWNFVTAHLHGTPELLDADENLRVLEALVDHFERELPEPRGMRSTPENAAYAERISAGTVGLRIPITRFVAKNKMSQNKPAETVDRIIAELEGDGPYASPALAAEMRRTHDALRAARG, encoded by the coding sequence ATGAGACAGAACCCGAGCTTCACCCTCGCGAGCGAGGAGGGCGTGAAGCGCCTGGTCCGCGAGCACCCGTGGGCGACGATCGTGAGCATGACGGAGGCCGCGGGGCTCGTCGCCTCGCACTACCCGGTGCTGCTCGACGAGACCGCGGAGGGCATCGTGCTGCTCACGCACGTGGGCCGGCCCGACGAGCAGGTGCACGAGCTCGGCCGTCACGAGGTGCTCGTGATCGTGCAGGGCCCGCACGGCTACATCTCGCCCGGCTGGTACGACGCGAACCCCGCCGTGCCGACCTGGAACTTCGTGACCGCGCACCTGCACGGCACGCCCGAACTGCTCGACGCCGACGAGAACCTGCGCGTGCTCGAGGCCCTCGTCGACCACTTCGAGCGCGAGCTGCCCGAGCCGCGCGGCATGCGGTCGACGCCCGAGAACGCCGCCTATGCCGAGCGCATCTCGGCTGGCACCGTCGGCCTGCGCATCCCGATCACGCGCTTCGTCGCGAAGAACAAGATGAGCCAGAACAAGCCGGCCGAGACCGTCGACCGGATCATCGCCGAGCTCGAGGGCGACGGCCCGTACGCGAGCCCCGCGCTCGCCGCGGAGATGCGCCGCACCCACGACGCGCTCCGGGCGGCGCGCGGATGA
- a CDS encoding Fpg/Nei family DNA glycosylase, which translates to MPEGHSVHRITRQFERNFVGHVVHASSPQGRFAEGASDLDGRRMTDARAVGKQMFLGFEGDRWLRVHLGMYGAWDFAGDILMDATIASSNGRMGQTNQKGTFLEGPNPDAVVLDAAGENSITSIGAPRRTRLRMSESEREGDELETFPPEPVGQVRVRLLTDTVVADLRGPTACEVLDPAQVEQVVDRLGPDPLIDDGPEAEERFTNVVRRKPTPIGLLLMDQNVVSGIGNVYRAELLFRAKQNPHTPGRLVPEEHVRHLWHDWAKLLRIGVETGQMMTMDDLDDEAWRAAMANRADRHWVYKREGLPCRVCGTNIAMEEMAGRKLYWCPYCQA; encoded by the coding sequence ATGCCAGAGGGCCATTCCGTCCACCGCATCACCCGCCAGTTCGAGCGCAACTTCGTCGGGCACGTCGTGCACGCCTCGAGCCCACAGGGCCGGTTCGCCGAGGGCGCGTCCGACCTCGACGGGCGGCGGATGACGGATGCCCGCGCCGTGGGCAAGCAGATGTTCCTCGGCTTCGAGGGCGACCGCTGGCTGCGCGTGCACCTCGGCATGTACGGCGCGTGGGACTTCGCGGGCGACATCCTGATGGATGCGACGATCGCGTCGTCGAACGGCCGCATGGGGCAGACGAACCAGAAGGGCACGTTCCTCGAGGGGCCGAACCCCGACGCGGTCGTGCTCGACGCGGCCGGCGAGAACTCGATCACCTCGATCGGCGCGCCGCGTCGCACGCGCCTGCGGATGTCGGAGTCGGAGCGCGAGGGCGACGAGCTCGAGACGTTCCCGCCCGAGCCCGTCGGACAGGTGCGCGTGCGCCTGCTCACCGACACGGTCGTCGCCGACCTGCGCGGGCCGACCGCGTGCGAGGTGCTCGACCCGGCCCAGGTCGAGCAGGTCGTCGACCGGCTCGGTCCCGACCCGCTCATCGACGACGGACCCGAGGCCGAGGAGCGCTTCACGAACGTCGTACGACGCAAGCCCACGCCGATCGGCCTGCTGCTCATGGACCAGAACGTGGTCTCGGGCATCGGCAACGTCTACCGCGCCGAGCTGCTCTTCCGCGCCAAGCAGAACCCGCACACGCCCGGCCGGCTCGTGCCCGAGGAGCACGTCCGCCATCTCTGGCACGACTGGGCGAAGCTCCTGCGCATCGGCGTGGAGACCGGCCAGATGATGACCATGGACGACCTGGACGACGAGGCGTGGCGGGCCGCGATGGCCAACCGCGCCGACCGGCACTGGGTGTACAAGCGCGAGGGGCTGCCGTGCCGGGTGTGCGGCACGAACATCGCCATGGAGGAGATGGCCGGGCGCAAGCTGTACTGGTGCCCCTACTGCCAGGCCTAG
- a CDS encoding ribose-5-phosphate isomerase: protein MRIHIATDHAGLEFSRTLQAHLANGGHEVIDHGPTEYDALDDYPAFCINAALAVARDQAAGVRTLGVVFGGSGNGEQIAANKVRGIRAALVWSMDTAILARQHNDANVISIGARQHTVEEAIRYIDAFIAEPFSGDERHVRRIAQLAEYETTGDIAGKGVDVEARAGE, encoded by the coding sequence ATGCGCATCCACATCGCGACCGACCACGCCGGCCTCGAGTTCAGCCGGACGCTGCAGGCGCACCTGGCCAACGGCGGCCACGAGGTGATCGACCACGGCCCGACCGAGTACGACGCCCTCGACGACTACCCGGCGTTCTGCATCAACGCCGCGCTCGCGGTGGCGCGCGACCAGGCGGCGGGCGTGCGGACGCTCGGCGTGGTCTTCGGCGGCTCGGGCAACGGCGAGCAGATCGCCGCGAACAAGGTGCGCGGCATCCGCGCGGCGCTCGTGTGGAGCATGGACACCGCGATCCTCGCGCGCCAGCACAACGACGCGAACGTGATCTCGATCGGCGCGCGCCAGCACACGGTCGAAGAGGCGATCCGCTACATCGACGCGTTCATCGCCGAGCCGTTCTCGGGCGACGAGCGGCACGTGCGCCGCATCGCGCAGCTCGCCGAGTACGAGACCACCGGCGACATCGCGGGCAAGGGCGTGGACGTCGAGGCGCGCGCGGGGGAGTAG
- the pepN gene encoding aminopeptidase N, translating into MPGENLTRIEAEERAALVTVHHYDVRLDVTTGPEVFRTETTVRFAAREGASTFIDAITAAVHSVTLNGESLDPAEVSDGVRIQLPELKDENELTVVADGRYMHTGEGLHRFVDPVDDEVYLYTQFEVPDSRRMFAVFEQPDLKAAFRFTVTAPAHWQVVSNSPTPEPVEAHEGAKTWAFEPTPRISSYITALIAGPYDAVRNELTSADGRVIPLGVFARKSLSEYLDADYIFEKTKQGFAYFEGKFGVPYPFAKYDQLFVPEYNAGAMENAGAVTFTEFYVFRSKVTDAVKERRVVTILHELAHMWFGDLVTMKWWNDLWLNESFAEWASTIATAEATEWHGAWTTFNAMEKSWAYRQDQLPSTHPIVAEIRDLEDVLVNFDGITYAKGGSVLKQLAAWVGVDAFFAGVSAYFRKHAWGNTTLADLLAELEVASGRDLSDWSGQWLETAGVNTLRPEFETDDDGRFTSFAVLQSAIDEHPTIRPHRLAIGLYNMTDGKLVRDHRVELDVDGERTEIAELVGLARPDLVLLNDDDLAYAKIRLDAASHGVALANLSEIDDSLARALVWGSVWDATRDAETRASDYLALVLGNIASETGSTTLRIVLANSILAANAYTDPAHRADALRRLADGFWELSTQAEPGSDAQFQFVKSFAAVAERGTRLDDLQALYNGTLELDGLAVDTDLGWELLVALAAAGRATDADIDARLATDDTVTGREAAAKARAAIPTPEAKERAWASIVEVDTASNSVVRDTAAGFLRAADPALLEAFVGRYFDMLERVWEQRSYAIAEKLVDGLYPSPLANAALAEASRGWLDAHPDAPPALRRLVVESLAGVDRAIAAQRRDAQEA; encoded by the coding sequence GTGCCTGGAGAGAACCTCACCCGCATCGAAGCCGAGGAGCGCGCCGCGCTCGTCACGGTGCACCACTACGACGTCCGGCTCGACGTCACGACCGGCCCGGAGGTGTTCCGCACCGAGACGACCGTGCGGTTCGCCGCACGCGAGGGCGCGTCGACGTTCATCGACGCGATCACGGCCGCGGTGCACTCGGTGACGCTGAACGGCGAATCGCTCGACCCGGCCGAGGTGAGCGACGGCGTGCGAATCCAGCTGCCGGAACTGAAGGACGAGAACGAGCTGACGGTCGTCGCCGACGGACGCTACATGCACACGGGCGAGGGCCTGCACCGCTTCGTCGACCCGGTCGACGACGAGGTCTACCTGTACACGCAGTTCGAGGTGCCCGACTCGCGCCGCATGTTCGCGGTGTTCGAGCAGCCCGACCTCAAGGCCGCGTTCCGGTTCACGGTGACCGCGCCGGCGCACTGGCAGGTCGTGTCGAACTCGCCGACGCCCGAGCCGGTCGAGGCGCACGAGGGCGCGAAGACCTGGGCGTTCGAGCCGACCCCCCGTATCTCGAGCTACATCACGGCCCTGATCGCCGGCCCCTACGACGCGGTGCGCAACGAGCTCACGAGTGCCGACGGCCGCGTCATCCCGCTCGGCGTCTTCGCGCGCAAGAGCCTGTCGGAGTACCTCGACGCCGACTACATCTTCGAGAAGACCAAGCAGGGCTTCGCCTACTTCGAGGGCAAGTTCGGGGTGCCGTACCCGTTCGCGAAGTACGACCAGCTGTTCGTGCCCGAGTACAACGCGGGCGCGATGGAGAACGCGGGCGCGGTGACGTTCACCGAGTTCTACGTGTTCCGCTCGAAGGTCACCGACGCCGTGAAGGAGCGTCGCGTCGTGACGATCCTGCACGAGCTCGCGCACATGTGGTTCGGCGACCTCGTAACCATGAAGTGGTGGAACGACCTGTGGCTGAACGAGTCGTTCGCCGAGTGGGCCTCGACGATCGCGACGGCCGAAGCCACCGAGTGGCACGGCGCGTGGACCACGTTCAACGCGATGGAGAAGAGCTGGGCCTACCGCCAGGACCAGCTGCCATCGACGCACCCCATCGTCGCCGAGATCCGCGACCTCGAGGACGTGCTCGTCAACTTCGACGGCATCACCTACGCCAAGGGCGGGTCGGTGCTCAAGCAGCTCGCCGCGTGGGTCGGCGTCGACGCGTTCTTCGCGGGTGTCTCCGCGTACTTCCGGAAGCACGCATGGGGCAACACGACGCTCGCCGACCTGCTCGCCGAGCTCGAGGTCGCGAGCGGCCGCGACCTCTCGGACTGGTCGGGCCAGTGGCTCGAGACCGCCGGCGTGAACACGCTGCGTCCCGAGTTCGAGACCGACGACGACGGCCGCTTCACCTCGTTCGCGGTCCTGCAGTCCGCGATCGACGAGCACCCCACCATCCGCCCGCACCGCCTCGCGATCGGGCTCTACAACATGACGGACGGCAAGCTCGTGCGCGACCACCGCGTCGAGCTCGACGTCGACGGCGAGCGCACCGAGATCGCCGAGCTCGTCGGCCTCGCACGCCCCGACCTCGTGCTGCTCAACGACGACGACCTCGCGTACGCGAAGATCCGCCTCGACGCGGCGTCGCACGGCGTGGCCCTCGCGAACCTGTCCGAGATCGACGACTCGCTCGCGCGCGCGCTCGTCTGGGGCTCGGTGTGGGATGCCACGCGCGACGCGGAGACCCGCGCGAGCGACTACCTCGCGCTCGTGCTCGGCAACATCGCGAGCGAGACCGGGTCCACGACGCTGCGCATCGTGCTCGCCAACTCGATCCTCGCGGCGAACGCCTACACCGATCCGGCGCACCGCGCCGACGCGCTGCGTCGGCTCGCCGACGGCTTCTGGGAGCTCTCGACCCAGGCCGAGCCCGGCAGCGACGCACAGTTCCAGTTCGTGAAGTCGTTCGCAGCCGTCGCCGAGCGCGGCACCCGCCTCGACGACCTGCAGGCGCTCTACAACGGCACGCTCGAGCTCGACGGCCTCGCCGTCGACACCGACCTCGGCTGGGAGCTGCTCGTCGCGCTCGCCGCGGCCGGCCGTGCGACCGACGCCGACATCGACGCGCGCCTCGCGACCGACGACACCGTCACGGGCCGCGAGGCGGCCGCGAAGGCCCGCGCCGCGATCCCCACGCCCGAGGCGAAGGAGCGAGCGTGGGCGTCGATCGTCGAGGTCGACACCGCGTCGAACTCGGTGGTGCGCGACACGGCCGCCGGGTTCCTCCGCGCGGCCGACCCCGCACTGCTCGAGGCGTTCGTCGGGCGCTACTTCGACATGCTCGAGCGGGTGTGGGAGCAGCGCAGCTACGCGATCGCCGAGAAGCTCGTCGACGGGCTCTACCCGTCGCCGCTCGCGAACGCCGCCCTGGCCGAGGCGAGCCGCGGATGGCTCGACGCCCACCCCGACGCGCCGCCGGCACTGCGGCGACTCGTGGTCGAGAGCCTCGCGGGCGTCGACCGCGCGATCGCGGCGCAGCGCCGCGACGCACAGGAGGCGTGA
- the pepN gene encoding aminopeptidase N, which yields MARPELTRAEAEERAALIGSPAYEVTLDLTGEGGRFRSETLVRFTATPGASTFIESTTAELHEVRLNGVALDAASVSDGHRIRLEGLAAENELRVVSTREYTNTGEGLHRFVDPVDGETYLYTEFAVAEANRVYAVFDQPDLKASVRFTITAPGHWTVLSNAPSPEPAAGAASGTATWAFETGPVISSYIVAIIAGPYASWRASATSRDGREVPLGLFTRRSLAQHAEPDVMFELVRDGLAFYEAAFDVPYPYGKYDQIFVPEYNWGAMENVGAVTFNEGYLFRSRVSDARREQRAIVVLHELSHMWFGNSVTMKWWNDLWLNESFATWASTLATSRITEFADVWATFATDEKTHAAEQDQLPSTHPIVADIERLGDVEVNFDAITYDKGASVLKQLVAWVGLDAFQRGVGAYLAKHAGGNATLADLLAELEAASGRRLGDWSAKWLETAGVNTLRLVVETDDAGTIVSARVEQSAATSHPTLRPHRIAIGAYDEVDGRLERVHRVELDVDGPSTEVPGLVGLARPALLLVNDDDLTYAKVRLDDRSFGTARDRLSEIADPVARAVILGSAWDGVRDAELPASDFVRLVVSSVGHETQSAARGLALARLEIAVNRYLAEEHRAELAEEAADAIWALAELAAPGSDAQLQFAKAFTRLACAPAHADVLDALRTGEARLDGLEIDLDLRWEITIARAALGAADEAEIDAAQRADDTAKGRQLAETARAARPEQAVKDAAWHRVATDDSLSNDVARAIAEGWQRTTDPALLAGSVDGYLGMLERVWSERSFTMASLIVKRLYPAPVIDAELARRTRAWLDAHAEPAPLHRLVAEQLSELERALAARERDADAVREAAA from the coding sequence GTGGCTCGTCCCGAGCTGACGCGGGCGGAGGCCGAGGAGCGCGCCGCGCTCATCGGTTCCCCCGCGTACGAGGTGACGCTCGACCTGACGGGCGAGGGCGGACGGTTCCGCTCCGAGACGCTCGTGCGGTTCACGGCGACGCCGGGCGCGTCGACGTTCATCGAGTCGACCACGGCCGAGCTGCACGAGGTGCGTCTGAACGGGGTCGCGCTCGACGCGGCATCCGTGTCCGACGGGCACCGCATCCGGCTCGAGGGGCTCGCCGCCGAGAACGAGCTCCGCGTCGTCTCGACGCGCGAGTACACGAACACGGGCGAGGGACTGCACCGCTTCGTCGACCCCGTCGACGGCGAGACCTACCTGTACACCGAGTTCGCGGTGGCCGAGGCGAACCGCGTGTACGCGGTGTTCGACCAGCCCGACCTCAAGGCCTCGGTGCGGTTCACCATCACCGCACCCGGGCACTGGACCGTGCTGAGCAACGCGCCGTCGCCCGAGCCCGCCGCGGGCGCGGCATCCGGCACCGCCACCTGGGCGTTCGAGACGGGCCCGGTCATCTCGAGCTACATCGTCGCGATCATCGCCGGGCCGTACGCGTCGTGGCGCGCGTCGGCGACGAGCCGGGACGGCCGCGAGGTGCCGCTCGGGCTGTTCACGCGACGCTCGCTCGCGCAGCACGCCGAGCCCGACGTGATGTTCGAGCTCGTGCGCGACGGCCTCGCGTTCTACGAGGCCGCGTTCGACGTGCCGTACCCGTACGGCAAGTACGACCAGATCTTCGTGCCCGAGTACAACTGGGGCGCGATGGAGAACGTCGGCGCGGTCACCTTCAACGAGGGCTACCTGTTCCGCTCGCGCGTCTCCGACGCGCGCCGCGAGCAGCGCGCGATCGTCGTGCTGCACGAGCTCAGCCACATGTGGTTCGGCAACTCCGTGACCATGAAGTGGTGGAACGACCTCTGGCTCAACGAATCGTTCGCCACCTGGGCGTCGACCCTCGCGACCTCGCGCATCACCGAGTTCGCCGACGTGTGGGCGACGTTCGCCACCGACGAGAAGACGCACGCGGCCGAGCAGGACCAGCTGCCCTCGACGCACCCGATCGTGGCCGACATCGAGCGGCTCGGCGACGTCGAGGTCAACTTCGACGCGATCACCTACGACAAGGGCGCGTCGGTGCTCAAGCAGCTCGTCGCGTGGGTCGGGCTCGATGCCTTCCAGCGCGGCGTCGGGGCCTACCTCGCGAAGCACGCCGGGGGCAACGCCACGCTCGCCGACCTCCTCGCCGAGCTCGAGGCCGCCAGCGGCCGTCGCCTCGGCGACTGGTCCGCGAAGTGGCTCGAGACGGCCGGCGTGAACACGTTGCGGCTCGTCGTCGAAACGGATGACGCGGGCACGATCGTCTCGGCGCGCGTCGAGCAGTCGGCGGCCACGTCGCATCCGACGCTGCGACCGCACCGGATCGCGATCGGCGCCTACGACGAGGTCGACGGCCGGCTCGAGCGCGTGCACCGCGTCGAGCTCGACGTCGACGGCCCGTCGACCGAGGTGCCCGGCCTCGTCGGGCTCGCCCGGCCCGCACTGCTGCTCGTGAACGACGACGACCTCACCTACGCCAAGGTGCGGCTCGACGACCGGTCGTTCGGCACGGCCCGCGACCGGCTCTCGGAGATCGCCGACCCGGTCGCGCGCGCCGTGATCCTGGGGTCGGCGTGGGACGGCGTCCGCGACGCCGAGCTGCCCGCGTCCGACTTCGTGCGGCTCGTCGTCTCGAGCGTCGGCCACGAGACGCAGTCGGCCGCGCGGGGCCTCGCGCTCGCGCGCCTCGAGATCGCGGTGAACCGCTACCTCGCCGAGGAGCACCGTGCGGAGCTCGCCGAGGAGGCGGCCGACGCGATCTGGGCGCTCGCCGAGCTCGCCGCTCCCGGCTCCGACGCGCAGCTCCAGTTCGCCAAGGCGTTCACGCGCCTGGCCTGCGCCCCGGCGCACGCCGACGTGCTCGACGCCCTGCGCACGGGCGAGGCGCGGCTCGACGGCCTCGAGATCGACCTCGACCTCCGCTGGGAGATCACGATCGCCCGAGCGGCGCTCGGCGCGGCCGACGAGGCCGAGATCGACGCGGCGCAGCGCGCCGACGACACCGCCAAGGGCCGCCAGCTGGCCGAGACCGCGCGCGCCGCGCGGCCCGAGCAGGCCGTGAAGGATGCCGCGTGGCACCGCGTCGCGACCGACGACTCGCTCTCGAACGACGTCGCCCGCGCGATCGCCGAGGGGTGGCAGCGCACGACCGATCCGGCGCTGCTCGCCGGCTCCGTCGACGGCTACCTCGGCATGCTCGAGCGGGTGTGGTCGGAGCGGAGCTTCACGATGGCCTCGCTCATCGTCAAGCGGCTGTACCCCGCTCCCGTGATCGACGCCGAGCTCGCGCGCCGCACGCGCGCGTGGCTCGACGCGCACGCCGAGCCAGCGCCGCTGCACCGTCTGGTGGCCGAGCAGCTCTCCGAGCTCGAGCGGGCGCTCGCCGCGCGCGAGCGCGACGCCGACGCGGTGCGCGAGGCGGCCGCCTGA
- a CDS encoding mechanosensitive ion channel family protein translates to MRPFEETPAEQTDMWAQLDAFWATPWGLFLSNVIQVALIVVIALIIRWVLHFVIRRTVNQIVSGVKRKQDVTDTQALSASPLAAVRLVQRTRTLGSVLTNIVNVTLFVVVLLMIVGTLAPDVLGSFTLLSAAVGAGLGFGAQNIVKDALNGLFMVVEDQLGVGDIVDLGFATGIVEEVRIRVTSVRDVNGTLWFVRNGEILRVGNMSQGWARVIVDLAVPYDADIDEVEATLLRTATEMAQSGKWRSRILEKPEVWGLESISADAMVIRVVMKVRTSSKDDVARELRVRLKRALDEMGLKLPSLASVVLTGFDGVTRVKGAKPPKTAPNPVLDRQPPTKRSLRAKRAAESVTGAGSVPSDPAPTTTVTKPAKAAKTPKTADDASAADPKDAP, encoded by the coding sequence ATGCGTCCGTTCGAAGAGACCCCCGCCGAGCAGACCGACATGTGGGCACAACTCGATGCGTTCTGGGCGACCCCGTGGGGTCTGTTCCTGTCCAACGTGATCCAGGTCGCGCTCATCGTCGTGATCGCCCTGATCATCCGCTGGGTGCTCCACTTCGTGATCCGGCGCACGGTGAACCAGATCGTCAGCGGCGTCAAGCGCAAGCAGGACGTCACCGACACGCAGGCGCTCAGCGCGTCTCCGCTGGCGGCGGTCCGGCTGGTGCAGCGCACGCGCACGCTCGGCTCGGTCCTGACGAACATCGTCAACGTGACGCTCTTCGTAGTGGTCCTGCTCATGATCGTCGGCACCCTCGCGCCCGATGTCCTGGGCTCGTTCACGCTGCTCTCCGCGGCGGTCGGCGCGGGCCTCGGCTTCGGCGCGCAGAACATCGTCAAGGACGCACTGAACGGCCTGTTCATGGTCGTCGAGGACCAGCTCGGCGTCGGCGACATCGTCGACCTCGGCTTCGCGACGGGCATCGTCGAGGAGGTCCGGATCCGCGTGACGAGCGTGCGCGACGTCAACGGCACGCTGTGGTTCGTCCGCAACGGCGAGATCCTCCGCGTCGGCAACATGTCGCAGGGCTGGGCCCGCGTCATCGTCGACCTCGCGGTGCCCTACGACGCCGACATCGACGAGGTCGAGGCCACCCTGCTGCGCACCGCGACTGAGATGGCCCAGTCGGGCAAATGGCGTTCGCGGATCCTCGAGAAGCCCGAGGTCTGGGGCCTCGAGTCGATCTCGGCCGACGCGATGGTCATCCGGGTCGTCATGAAGGTGCGCACCTCCTCGAAGGACGACGTCGCGCGCGAGCTGCGCGTGCGCCTGAAGCGGGCGCTCGACGAGATGGGCCTGAAGCTGCCGAGCCTCGCGAGCGTCGTGCTGACCGGCTTCGACGGCGTCACACGGGTCAAGGGCGCGAAACCCCCGAAGACCGCGCCCAACCCCGTGCTCGACCGGCAGCCGCCGACCAAGCGCTCGCTGCGCGCGAAGCGCGCGGCCGAGTCGGTGACCGGCGCGGGCAGCGTGCCGAGCGATCCGGCTCCGACGACGACCGTGACGAAGCCCGCGAAGGCTGCGAAGACCCCGAAGACGGCGGATGACGCATCCGCCGCCGACCCGAAGGACGCCCCGTGA
- a CDS encoding globin, giving the protein MPSPSFYDQVGGRETFVRLVHEFYRGVAEDPVLRPMYPEKDLGPAEDRLRMFLEQYWGGPTTYSDQRGHPRLRMRHLPFKVNPDARDRWLAHMRAAVDTLDLPPVAEATLWDYLQRAAFAMVNTFEE; this is encoded by the coding sequence CTGCCCTCCCCCAGCTTCTACGACCAGGTCGGCGGTCGCGAGACGTTCGTCAGGCTCGTGCACGAGTTCTACCGCGGCGTCGCCGAGGACCCCGTGCTGCGGCCGATGTACCCCGAGAAGGACCTCGGCCCCGCCGAGGACCGGCTGCGCATGTTCCTCGAGCAGTACTGGGGCGGCCCGACGACGTACAGCGACCAGCGCGGCCATCCGCGCCTGCGGATGCGGCACCTGCCCTTCAAGGTGAACCCCGACGCGCGCGATCGATGGCTCGCGCACATGCGCGCGGCGGTCGACACGCTCGACCTCCCGCCGGTCGCGGAGGCGACGCTGTGGGACTATCTCCAGCGGGCGGCCTTCGCGATGGTCAACACCTTCGAGGAGTAG